One Littorina saxatilis isolate snail1 linkage group LG1, US_GU_Lsax_2.0, whole genome shotgun sequence genomic window carries:
- the LOC138982073 gene encoding ubiquitin-associated protein 1-like isoform X2 gives MAYDEQYGSSRQNSVLGLASSHSYLDGVPFKISPIFRPPKQPVFPPDVVNTGSCEAFHEEYEYDTEEAVLAWARAREEAKVKAIAEREAAERARAALAAAESNSSSDSDEDAPEVPQHPVATTQPSQPPPVAAKPPPWQLPVSVSNTILTPVQAGKAKVQSPLAPHAQVDLALFEQEGDPFDNLELQTINEMEELRTLLDGTNMGGASEEPSPNPDNQATSNNVETENCYSNISANAVSSGPVAGTASVVASSANDVYENVVMGPTGITVVGSEQSVSAANTAAASDPASSDSTAKRNSSYVIEPTGDGDYVQIRPDYGQQTVSFQKDSGPIYGNVGQGAEPSLGGELPEQYSNSKVFKAVLPPIPRPRGHSLGGDPAPEGAAGSTVSTAYNAADQSSLPSTNGRFGFAAGGMSQSAYVMSASASGVPDMSRSDYSGMNPFHTYSNLPASNPTPVTVNSSPSPAFSNNIYSRYVNSETVSAGGAADREALRNAKSNPDLSVLGQVSPNAGSSQSSSPQPWNPYKPLPPTPVSELRSSSSSTESLPTDQHHSNNTEVDPYNSLSSEAKNFVNNLTSMGFSRSRASRAVEKFGADQKEVLDHLLNVDKLVEKKFTPTQAETGLQLFKNDIKKAEQFLDLYQQFTELGFTGERIQTALIKHQLDRDKALDYLTA, from the exons ATGGCTTATGATGAGCAGTATGGGAGTTCCAGACAGAACAGTG TGTTGGGTCTGGCATCCAGTCACTCTTATCTGGATGGTGTACCTTTCAAGATCAGTCCTATATTCCGCCCTCCAAAACAG CCTGTATTTCCGCCAGATGTAGTAAATACTGGGAGTTGTGAGGCTTTCCATGAAGAG TATGAGTATGACACGGAAGAGGCAGTCCTGGCCTGGGCGAGGGCCAGAGAAGAAGCCAAGGTCAAGGCCATCGCAGAGAGGGAAGCGGCAGAAAGAGCGAGGGCCGCTTTGGCTGCGGCAGAGTCCAACTCCTCCTCAGACTCTGACGAAGATGCTCCGGAGGTTCCTCAGCACCCTGTTGCAACCACACAACCGTCCCAGCCACCGCCGGTGGCAGCTAAACCACCACCGTGGCAGTTACCGGTTTCGGTCAGCAACACTATTCTGACACCTGTCCAAGCAGGCAAAGCCAAGGTGCAGTCACCCCTGGCTCCACACGCACAGGTGGACCTAGCTTTGTTTGAGCAGGAAGGTGACCCCTTTGACAACCTTGAACTGCAGACAATCAATGAAATGGAAGAGCTGCGCACTTTGCTGGACGGAACTAACATGGGCGGGGCCAGTGAAGAGCCCTCCCCCAATCCTGACAATCAGGCCACCAGCAACAATGTGGAGACAGAGAATTGTTACAGTAACATCAGCGCTAACGCTGTGAGCTCAGGCCCCGTTGCTGGCACGGCAAGTGTTGTTGCTTCGTCAGCTAACGACGTCTACGAAAATGTGGTCATGGGCCCCACAGGTATCACAGTTGTTGGCAGCGAACAATCTGTCAGTGCCGCTAACACTGCTGCAGCCAGTGACCCCGCTAGCTCTGACTCCACAGCCAAGAGGAATTCTAGCTATGTGATAGAGCCCACAGGAGACGGTGACTATGTGCAGATCAGGCCAGACTATGGGCAACAGACTGTTTCTTTCCAGAAAGACTCGGGCCCGATTTACGGCAATGTTGGTCAAGGGGCCGAGCCGAGCCTAGGAGGTGAACTTCCTGAGCAGTACTCCAACAGTAAGGTCTTCAAAGCCGTTCTTCCGCCCATACCACGCCCTAGAGGGCATAGCTTAGGGGGGGACCCAGCACCAGAAGGGGCTGCTGGGAGCACTGTCAGTACAGCGTACAATGCCGCGGACCAATCTTCACTCCCCAGCACCAACGGTCGCTTTGGTTTTGCTGCAGGTGGAATGTCGCAGAGCGCTTACGTCATGTCTGCGTCCGCCTCAGGCGTTCCAGACATGTCACGATCAGACTATTCGGGAATGAACCCGTTCCACACTTATTCCAACTTGCCAGCGTCAAACCCCACACCCGTCACAGTCAACTCCAGCCCCAGCCCGGCATTCTCCAACAACATCTATAGTCGCTACGTAAACAGTGAGACGGTCTCAGCAGGTGGGGCGGCCGACAGGGAAGCACTGAGGAACGCCAAGAGCAATCCTGACCTGTCTGTGCTGGGCCAGGTCAGTCCCAATGCTGGTTCCTCCCAGTCCTCCTCTCCACAg cCATGGAATCCGTACAAACCCCTACCCCCCACCCCGGTGTCGGAGCTGCGGTCAAGTTCTTCATCCACGGAGAGTTTACCCACTGATCAACACCACTCCAACAACACTGAGGTGGACCCTTACAACAGTCTTTCAAGCGAAGCTAAAAACTTTGTCAACAACTTGACCTCTATGGGGTTTTCAAGGTCACGGGCATCACGTGCGGTGGAGAAGTTTGGTGCAGATCAAAAAGAG GTACTGGATCACCTGTTGAATGTGGACAAGCTGGTGGAGAAAAAGTTCACACCTACCCAGGCTGAGACAGGACTTCAGCTTTTCAAGAACGACATCAAGAAG GCAGAGCAGTTTCTAGACCTCTACCAGCAGTTCACAGAGCTAGGCTTCACAGGCGAACGCATCCAGACAGCGCTGATCAAGCACCAACTCGACCGTGACAAAGCCCTGGACTATTTGACCGCATGA
- the LOC138982073 gene encoding ubiquitin-associated protein 1-like isoform X1, with product MAYDEQYGSSRQNSVLGLASSHSYLDGVPFKISPIFRPPKQPVFPPDVVNTGSCEAFHEEYEYDTEEAVLAWARAREEAKVKAIAEREAAERARAALAAAESNSSSDSDEDAPEVPQHPVATTQPSQPPPVAAKPPPWQLPVSVSNTILTPVQAGKAKVQSPLAPHAQVDLALFEQEGDPFDNLELQTINEMEELRTLLDGTNMGGASEEPSPNPDNQATSNNVETENCYSNISANAVSSGPVAGTASVVASSANDVYENVVMGPTGITVVGSEQSVSAANTAAASDPASSDSTAKRNSSYVIEPTGDGDYVQIRPDYGQQTVSFQKDSGPIYGNVGQGAEPSLGGELPEQYSNSKVFKAVLPPIPRPRGHSLGGDPAPEGAAGSTVSTAYNAADQSSLPSTNGRFGFAAGGMSQSAYVMSASASGVPDMSRSDYSGMNPFHTYSNLPASNPTPVTVNSSPSPAFSNNIYSRYVNSETVSAGGAADREALRNAKSNPDLSVLGQVSPNAGSSQSSSPQLQSDQISVGYDCNNLPWNPYKPLPPTPVSELRSSSSSTESLPTDQHHSNNTEVDPYNSLSSEAKNFVNNLTSMGFSRSRASRAVEKFGADQKEVLDHLLNVDKLVEKKFTPTQAETGLQLFKNDIKKAEQFLDLYQQFTELGFTGERIQTALIKHQLDRDKALDYLTA from the exons ATGGCTTATGATGAGCAGTATGGGAGTTCCAGACAGAACAGTG TGTTGGGTCTGGCATCCAGTCACTCTTATCTGGATGGTGTACCTTTCAAGATCAGTCCTATATTCCGCCCTCCAAAACAG CCTGTATTTCCGCCAGATGTAGTAAATACTGGGAGTTGTGAGGCTTTCCATGAAGAG TATGAGTATGACACGGAAGAGGCAGTCCTGGCCTGGGCGAGGGCCAGAGAAGAAGCCAAGGTCAAGGCCATCGCAGAGAGGGAAGCGGCAGAAAGAGCGAGGGCCGCTTTGGCTGCGGCAGAGTCCAACTCCTCCTCAGACTCTGACGAAGATGCTCCGGAGGTTCCTCAGCACCCTGTTGCAACCACACAACCGTCCCAGCCACCGCCGGTGGCAGCTAAACCACCACCGTGGCAGTTACCGGTTTCGGTCAGCAACACTATTCTGACACCTGTCCAAGCAGGCAAAGCCAAGGTGCAGTCACCCCTGGCTCCACACGCACAGGTGGACCTAGCTTTGTTTGAGCAGGAAGGTGACCCCTTTGACAACCTTGAACTGCAGACAATCAATGAAATGGAAGAGCTGCGCACTTTGCTGGACGGAACTAACATGGGCGGGGCCAGTGAAGAGCCCTCCCCCAATCCTGACAATCAGGCCACCAGCAACAATGTGGAGACAGAGAATTGTTACAGTAACATCAGCGCTAACGCTGTGAGCTCAGGCCCCGTTGCTGGCACGGCAAGTGTTGTTGCTTCGTCAGCTAACGACGTCTACGAAAATGTGGTCATGGGCCCCACAGGTATCACAGTTGTTGGCAGCGAACAATCTGTCAGTGCCGCTAACACTGCTGCAGCCAGTGACCCCGCTAGCTCTGACTCCACAGCCAAGAGGAATTCTAGCTATGTGATAGAGCCCACAGGAGACGGTGACTATGTGCAGATCAGGCCAGACTATGGGCAACAGACTGTTTCTTTCCAGAAAGACTCGGGCCCGATTTACGGCAATGTTGGTCAAGGGGCCGAGCCGAGCCTAGGAGGTGAACTTCCTGAGCAGTACTCCAACAGTAAGGTCTTCAAAGCCGTTCTTCCGCCCATACCACGCCCTAGAGGGCATAGCTTAGGGGGGGACCCAGCACCAGAAGGGGCTGCTGGGAGCACTGTCAGTACAGCGTACAATGCCGCGGACCAATCTTCACTCCCCAGCACCAACGGTCGCTTTGGTTTTGCTGCAGGTGGAATGTCGCAGAGCGCTTACGTCATGTCTGCGTCCGCCTCAGGCGTTCCAGACATGTCACGATCAGACTATTCGGGAATGAACCCGTTCCACACTTATTCCAACTTGCCAGCGTCAAACCCCACACCCGTCACAGTCAACTCCAGCCCCAGCCCGGCATTCTCCAACAACATCTATAGTCGCTACGTAAACAGTGAGACGGTCTCAGCAGGTGGGGCGGCCGACAGGGAAGCACTGAGGAACGCCAAGAGCAATCCTGACCTGTCTGTGCTGGGCCAGGTCAGTCCCAATGCTGGTTCCTCCCAGTCCTCCTCTCCACAg ttacaGTCTGACCAGATTTCTGTGGGCTATGATTGTAATAATTTG cCATGGAATCCGTACAAACCCCTACCCCCCACCCCGGTGTCGGAGCTGCGGTCAAGTTCTTCATCCACGGAGAGTTTACCCACTGATCAACACCACTCCAACAACACTGAGGTGGACCCTTACAACAGTCTTTCAAGCGAAGCTAAAAACTTTGTCAACAACTTGACCTCTATGGGGTTTTCAAGGTCACGGGCATCACGTGCGGTGGAGAAGTTTGGTGCAGATCAAAAAGAG GTACTGGATCACCTGTTGAATGTGGACAAGCTGGTGGAGAAAAAGTTCACACCTACCCAGGCTGAGACAGGACTTCAGCTTTTCAAGAACGACATCAAGAAG GCAGAGCAGTTTCTAGACCTCTACCAGCAGTTCACAGAGCTAGGCTTCACAGGCGAACGCATCCAGACAGCGCTGATCAAGCACCAACTCGACCGTGACAAAGCCCTGGACTATTTGACCGCATGA